One segment of Macaca fascicularis isolate 582-1 chromosome 4, T2T-MFA8v1.1 DNA contains the following:
- the ZNF451 gene encoding E3 SUMO-protein ligase ZNF451 isoform X7, translating to MRVSGKPILCPIMHCNKEFDNGHLLLGHLKRFDHSPCDPTITLHGPFFSSFACVICYKKFVTQQQYRDHLFDKEATDDGHNNNLLPQIIQCFACPNCFLLFSSKDECSKHMSGKNHFHQSFKLGENKGIAHPISFPSFAKKLLISLCKDVPFQVKCVACHQTLRSHMELTAHFRVRCRNAGPVAVAEKSITQVAEKFILRGYCPDCNQVFVDETSTHNHKQNSGHKVRVINSVEESVLLYCHSSEGNKDPSSDVNLLLDQSKFSSLKRTMSVKESSSQECIAIPKKKMNLKDKSHEGIACVQKEKSVVKTWFCECNQRFPSEDAVEKHVFSANTMGYKCVVCGKVCDDSGVIRLHMSRIHGGAHLNNFLFWCRTCKKELTRKDTIMAHVTEFHNGHRYFYEMDEVEGETLPSSSTTLGNLTANKPSSAIAIIDHSLANSSPRGKWQCRICEDMFDSQEYVKQHCMSLASHKFHRYSCAHCRKPFHKIETLYRHCQDEHDNEIKIKYFCGLCDLIFNVEEAFLSHYEEHHSIDYVFVSEKTETSIKTEEDFPVVETSNQLTCGCRESYICKVNRKEDYSRCLQIMLDKGKLWFRCSLCSATTQNLTDMNTHIHQVHKEKSDEEEQQYVIKCGTCTKAFHDPESAQQHFHRKHCFLQKPSVAHFGSEKSKLYKFTASASHTERKLKQAVNYSKSLDLEKGVENDLSYQNIEEEIVELPDLDYLRTMTHIVFVDFDNWSNFFGHLPGHLNQGTFIWGFQGGNTNWKPPLNCKIYNYLNRIGCFFLHPRCSKRKDAADFAICMHAGRLDEQLPKQIPFTILSGDQGFLELENQFKKTQRPAHILNPHHLEGDMMCALLNSISDTTKECDSDDNMGAKNTSIGEEFISTEDVELEEAIRRSLEEM from the exons ATGCGAGTGTCTGGGAAACCAATTTTATGTCCTATAATGCACTGTAACAAGGAGTTTGACAATGGGCACCTTCTCTTAGGACATTTGAAAAG GTTTGATCACTCTCCATGTGATCCAACAATTACACTACATGGACCTTTCTTCAGCTCCTTTGCTTGTGTAATATGTTATAAAAAATTTGTTACTCAACAGCAATATAGAGATCACCTTTTTGATAAG GAAGCCACAGATGATGGACATAACAACAACCTTCTTCCTCAGATTATTCAGTGTTTTGCATGTCCAAATTGCTTCCTTCTTTTTAGCAGCAAGGATGAGTGTTCGAAGCATATGTCTGGAAAGAATCATTTCCATCAGAGTTTCAAACTGGGTG aGAACAAAGGAATTGCACATCCAATATCTTTTCCATCTTTTGCAAAGAAACTATTGATCTCTCTGTGCAAAGATGTTCCATTTCAAGTTAAGTGTGTGGCCTGCCACCAGACACTGCGTTCCCACATGGAGCTCACTGCCCATTTCAG AGTTCGTTGTCGAAATGCTGGGCCTGTAGCTGTAGCTGAGAAGAGCATTACCCAGGTTGCAGAGAAATTCATATTAAGAGGTTATTGTCCAGATTGCAATCAAGTCTTCGTGGATGAAACCAGCACCCACAATCATAAGCAGAATTCAGGACACAAAGTCAGAGTCATTAACTCAGTGGAAGAAtcagtcttactctattgccacAGCAGCGAAGGGAACAAGGATCCTTCTTCTGACGTGAATTTATTGTTGGATCAATCAAAATTTTCATCACTTAAAAGAACCATGTCTGTTAAAGAATCTAGCTCACAGGAGTGCATTGCCATTCCAAAAAAGAAGatgaatttaaaagataaaagccATGAAGGTATCGCTTGTGTCCAGAAAGAAAAGTCAGTAGTTAAAACCTGGTTCTGTGAATGCAATCAGCGATTCCCAAGTGAAGATGCAGTAGAAAAGCATGTTTTCTCAGCAAACACAATGGGTTATAAATGTGTGGTCTGTGGAAAGGTATGTGATGATTCGGGGGTCATTCGTTTACACATGAGCCGGATTCATGGAGGAGCAcatttaaataactttcttttctgGTGTCGGACATGCAAAAAGGAGTTAACAAGGAAAGATACTATCATGGCACATGTGACTGAATTTCATAATGGACACCGATATTTTTATGAGATGGATGAGGTAGAAGGTGAAACTTTGCCATCATCTTCTACAACATTGGGTAATTTGACTGCTAACAAGCCTTCATCAGCTATTGCTATTATTGATCATTCCCTGGCAAATAGTTCTCCAAGGGGCAAATGGCAATGCCGGATTTGTGAAGATATGTTTGATTCCCAGGAATATGTAAAACAGCACTGCATGTCTTTGGCAAGCCACAAGTTTCATAGATATAGCTGTGCTCACTGCAGAAAGCCTTTTCATAAGATAGAAACATTGTACCGACATTGCCAAGATGAGCATGACAATGAGATAAAGATTAAATACTTCTGTGGGCTTTGTGATCTTATCTTTAACGTGGAAGAAGCATTTTTGAGTCATTATGAGGAGCACCACAGCATAGACTATGTATTTGTGTCAGAAAAAACTGAAACTTCAATTAAAACTGAAGAAGATTTTCCAGTAGTAGAGACGAGTAACCAGTTAACCTGTGGTTGCCgtgagagttacatctgtaaagTCAACAGAAAAGAAGATTATAGTAGATGTCTCCAAATCATGCTGGATAAAGGAAAACTTTGGTTTCGCTGCAGTTTATGTTCGGCAACAACACAGAATTTAACTGACATGAACACTCATATCCATCAAGTGCACAAAGAAAAGAGTGATGAGGAGGAGCAGCAGTACGTAATCAAGTGTGGCACCTGCACCAAAGCATTTCATGATCCTGAGAGTGCGCAGCAGCATTTCCATAGAAAACATTGCTTCTTACAGAAACCTAGTGTGGCTCACTTTGGATCTGAAAAGTCAAAGCTGTACAAGTTTACTGCCAGTGCCTCACATACagagagaaaactgaaacagGCAGTAAACTATTCAAAAAGTTTAGACCTGGAGAAAGGAGTTGAGAATGACCTAAGCTATCAGAATATAG AGGAAGAAATTGTTGAGCTTCCAGATTTGGATTACCTGAGAACCATGACTCATATAGTCTTTGTAGATTTTGATAACTGGTCAAACTTTTTTGGTCATCTACCAGGGCATCTAAACCAAGGAACATTTATTTGGGGCTTTCAAG gAGGAAACACCAATTGGAAGCCTCCACTCAACTGTAAAATTTATAATTACCTGAACAGGATTGGATGCTTCTTCCTTCATCCTCGCTGTAGTAAAAGAAAAGATGCTGCTGATTTTGCCATATGTATGCAT GCTGGCCGTCTAGATGAACAACTACCCAAGCAAATTCCTTTCACCATCCTCTCAGGAGATCAAGGTTTTCTGGAGCTAGAGAATCAATTTAAGAAGACTCAGAGGCCAGCTCATATACTAAACCCTCACCACTTAGAGGGAGATATGATGTGTGCCTTGTTAAATAGCATATCTGATACCACCAAAG AATGTGACAGTGATGATAACATGGGTGCCAAAAATACTTCAATAGGAGAAGAATTTATATCCACAGAAG ATGTGGAATTAGAAGAAGCTATTAGAAGAAGTCTTGAGGAAATGTAA
- the ZNF451 gene encoding E3 SUMO-protein ligase ZNF451 isoform X3: MATIPSLLIKLHENVKRKDHIDHQKDKVALTLARLARHVEVEKQQKEEKNRAFREKIDFQHAHGLQELEFIRGHSDTEAARLCVDQWLKMPGLKTGTINSGTKSSFRRGGQMRVSGKPILCPIMHCNKEFDNGHLLLGHLKRFDHSPCDPTITLHGPFFSSFACVICYKKFVTQQQYRDHLFDKEATDDGHNNNLLPQIIQCFACPNCFLLFSSKDECSKHMSGKNHFHQSFKLGENKGIAHPISFPSFAKKLLISLCKDVPFQVKCVACHQTLRSHMELTAHFRVRCRNAGPVAVAEKSITQVAEKFILRGYCPDCNQVFVDETSTHNHKQNSGHKVRVINSVEESVLLYCHSSEGNKDPSSDVNLLLDQSKFSSLKRTMSVKESSSQECIAIPKKKMNLKDKSHEGIACVQKEKSVVKTWFCECNQRFPSEDAVEKHVFSANTMGYKCVVCGKVCDDSGVIRLHMSRIHGGAHLNNFLFWCRTCKKELTRKDTIMAHVTEFHNGHRYFYEMDEVEGETLPSSSTTLGNLTANKPSSAIAIIDHSLANSSPRGKWQCRICEDMFDSQEYVKQHCMSLASHKFHRYSCAHCRKPFHKIETLYRHCQDEHDNEIKIKYFCGLCDLIFNVEEAFLSHYEEHHSIDYVFVSEKTETSIKTEEDFPVVETSNQLTCGCRESYICKVNRKEDYSRCLQIMLDKGKLWFRCSLCSATTQNLTDMNTHIHQVHKEKSDEEEQQYVIKCGTCTKAFHDPESAQQHFHRKHCFLQKPSVAHFGSEKSKLYKFTASASHTERKLKQAVNYSKSLDLEKGVENDLSYQNIEEEIVELPDLDYLRTMTHIVFVDFDNWSNFFGHLPGHLNQGTFIWGFQGGNTNWKPPLNCKIYNYLNRIGCFFLHPRCSKRKDAADFAICMHAGRLDEQLPKQIPFTILSGDQGFLELENQFKKTQRPAHILNPHHLEGDMMCALLNSISDTTKECDSDDNMGAKNTSIGEEFISTEDVELEEAIRRSLEEM, encoded by the exons GACTCAAAACAGGCACAATTAATTCTGGAACAAAAAGTTCATTCCGAAGAGGAGGCCAAATGCGAGTGTCTGGGAAACCAATTTTATGTCCTATAATGCACTGTAACAAGGAGTTTGACAATGGGCACCTTCTCTTAGGACATTTGAAAAG GTTTGATCACTCTCCATGTGATCCAACAATTACACTACATGGACCTTTCTTCAGCTCCTTTGCTTGTGTAATATGTTATAAAAAATTTGTTACTCAACAGCAATATAGAGATCACCTTTTTGATAAG GAAGCCACAGATGATGGACATAACAACAACCTTCTTCCTCAGATTATTCAGTGTTTTGCATGTCCAAATTGCTTCCTTCTTTTTAGCAGCAAGGATGAGTGTTCGAAGCATATGTCTGGAAAGAATCATTTCCATCAGAGTTTCAAACTGGGTG aGAACAAAGGAATTGCACATCCAATATCTTTTCCATCTTTTGCAAAGAAACTATTGATCTCTCTGTGCAAAGATGTTCCATTTCAAGTTAAGTGTGTGGCCTGCCACCAGACACTGCGTTCCCACATGGAGCTCACTGCCCATTTCAG AGTTCGTTGTCGAAATGCTGGGCCTGTAGCTGTAGCTGAGAAGAGCATTACCCAGGTTGCAGAGAAATTCATATTAAGAGGTTATTGTCCAGATTGCAATCAAGTCTTCGTGGATGAAACCAGCACCCACAATCATAAGCAGAATTCAGGACACAAAGTCAGAGTCATTAACTCAGTGGAAGAAtcagtcttactctattgccacAGCAGCGAAGGGAACAAGGATCCTTCTTCTGACGTGAATTTATTGTTGGATCAATCAAAATTTTCATCACTTAAAAGAACCATGTCTGTTAAAGAATCTAGCTCACAGGAGTGCATTGCCATTCCAAAAAAGAAGatgaatttaaaagataaaagccATGAAGGTATCGCTTGTGTCCAGAAAGAAAAGTCAGTAGTTAAAACCTGGTTCTGTGAATGCAATCAGCGATTCCCAAGTGAAGATGCAGTAGAAAAGCATGTTTTCTCAGCAAACACAATGGGTTATAAATGTGTGGTCTGTGGAAAGGTATGTGATGATTCGGGGGTCATTCGTTTACACATGAGCCGGATTCATGGAGGAGCAcatttaaataactttcttttctgGTGTCGGACATGCAAAAAGGAGTTAACAAGGAAAGATACTATCATGGCACATGTGACTGAATTTCATAATGGACACCGATATTTTTATGAGATGGATGAGGTAGAAGGTGAAACTTTGCCATCATCTTCTACAACATTGGGTAATTTGACTGCTAACAAGCCTTCATCAGCTATTGCTATTATTGATCATTCCCTGGCAAATAGTTCTCCAAGGGGCAAATGGCAATGCCGGATTTGTGAAGATATGTTTGATTCCCAGGAATATGTAAAACAGCACTGCATGTCTTTGGCAAGCCACAAGTTTCATAGATATAGCTGTGCTCACTGCAGAAAGCCTTTTCATAAGATAGAAACATTGTACCGACATTGCCAAGATGAGCATGACAATGAGATAAAGATTAAATACTTCTGTGGGCTTTGTGATCTTATCTTTAACGTGGAAGAAGCATTTTTGAGTCATTATGAGGAGCACCACAGCATAGACTATGTATTTGTGTCAGAAAAAACTGAAACTTCAATTAAAACTGAAGAAGATTTTCCAGTAGTAGAGACGAGTAACCAGTTAACCTGTGGTTGCCgtgagagttacatctgtaaagTCAACAGAAAAGAAGATTATAGTAGATGTCTCCAAATCATGCTGGATAAAGGAAAACTTTGGTTTCGCTGCAGTTTATGTTCGGCAACAACACAGAATTTAACTGACATGAACACTCATATCCATCAAGTGCACAAAGAAAAGAGTGATGAGGAGGAGCAGCAGTACGTAATCAAGTGTGGCACCTGCACCAAAGCATTTCATGATCCTGAGAGTGCGCAGCAGCATTTCCATAGAAAACATTGCTTCTTACAGAAACCTAGTGTGGCTCACTTTGGATCTGAAAAGTCAAAGCTGTACAAGTTTACTGCCAGTGCCTCACATACagagagaaaactgaaacagGCAGTAAACTATTCAAAAAGTTTAGACCTGGAGAAAGGAGTTGAGAATGACCTAAGCTATCAGAATATAG AGGAAGAAATTGTTGAGCTTCCAGATTTGGATTACCTGAGAACCATGACTCATATAGTCTTTGTAGATTTTGATAACTGGTCAAACTTTTTTGGTCATCTACCAGGGCATCTAAACCAAGGAACATTTATTTGGGGCTTTCAAG gAGGAAACACCAATTGGAAGCCTCCACTCAACTGTAAAATTTATAATTACCTGAACAGGATTGGATGCTTCTTCCTTCATCCTCGCTGTAGTAAAAGAAAAGATGCTGCTGATTTTGCCATATGTATGCAT GCTGGCCGTCTAGATGAACAACTACCCAAGCAAATTCCTTTCACCATCCTCTCAGGAGATCAAGGTTTTCTGGAGCTAGAGAATCAATTTAAGAAGACTCAGAGGCCAGCTCATATACTAAACCCTCACCACTTAGAGGGAGATATGATGTGTGCCTTGTTAAATAGCATATCTGATACCACCAAAG AATGTGACAGTGATGATAACATGGGTGCCAAAAATACTTCAATAGGAGAAGAATTTATATCCACAGAAG ATGTGGAATTAGAAGAAGCTATTAGAAGAAGTCTTGAGGAAATGTAA
- the ZNF451 gene encoding E3 SUMO-protein ligase ZNF451 isoform X9, with protein MRVSGKPILCPIMHCNKEFDNGHLLLGHLKRFDHSPCDPTITLHGPFFSSFACVICYKKFVTQQQYRDHLFDKEATDDGHNNNLLPQIIQCFACPNCFLLFSSKDECSKHMSGKNHFHQSFKLGENKGIAHPISFPSFAKKLLISLCKDVPFQVKCVACHQTLRSHMELTAHFRVRCRNAGPVAVAEKSITQVAEKFILRGYCPDCNQVFVDETSTHNHKQNSGHKVRVINSVEESVLLYCHSSEGNKDPSSDVNLLLDQSKFSSLKRTMSVKESSSQECIAIPKKKMNLKDKSHEGIACVQKEKSVVKTWFCECNQRFPSEDAVEKHVFSANTMGYKCVVCGKVCDDSGVIRLHMSRIHGGAHLNNFLFWCRTCKKELTRKDTIMAHVTEFHNGHRYFYEMDEVEGETLPSSSTTLGNLTANKPSSAIAIIDHSLANSSPRGKWQCRICEDMFDSQEYVKQHCMSLASHKFHRYSCAHCRKPFHKIETLYRHCQDEHDNEIKIKYFCGLCDLIFNVEEAFLSHYEEHHSIDYVFVSEKTETSIKTEEDFPVVETSNQLTCGCRESYICKVNRKEDYSRCLQIMLDKGKLWFRCSLCSATTQNLTDMNTHIHQVHKEKSDEEEQQYVIKCGTCTKAFHDPESAQQHFHRKHCFLQKPSVAHFGSEKSKLYKFTASASHTERKLKQAVNYSKSLDLEKGVENDLSYQNIEEEIVELPDLDYLRTMTHIVFVDFDNWSNFFGHLPGHLNQGTFIWGFQGGNTNWKPPLNCKIYNYLNRIGCFFLHPRCSKRKDAADFAICMHNVTVMITWVPKILQ; from the exons ATGCGAGTGTCTGGGAAACCAATTTTATGTCCTATAATGCACTGTAACAAGGAGTTTGACAATGGGCACCTTCTCTTAGGACATTTGAAAAG GTTTGATCACTCTCCATGTGATCCAACAATTACACTACATGGACCTTTCTTCAGCTCCTTTGCTTGTGTAATATGTTATAAAAAATTTGTTACTCAACAGCAATATAGAGATCACCTTTTTGATAAG GAAGCCACAGATGATGGACATAACAACAACCTTCTTCCTCAGATTATTCAGTGTTTTGCATGTCCAAATTGCTTCCTTCTTTTTAGCAGCAAGGATGAGTGTTCGAAGCATATGTCTGGAAAGAATCATTTCCATCAGAGTTTCAAACTGGGTG aGAACAAAGGAATTGCACATCCAATATCTTTTCCATCTTTTGCAAAGAAACTATTGATCTCTCTGTGCAAAGATGTTCCATTTCAAGTTAAGTGTGTGGCCTGCCACCAGACACTGCGTTCCCACATGGAGCTCACTGCCCATTTCAG AGTTCGTTGTCGAAATGCTGGGCCTGTAGCTGTAGCTGAGAAGAGCATTACCCAGGTTGCAGAGAAATTCATATTAAGAGGTTATTGTCCAGATTGCAATCAAGTCTTCGTGGATGAAACCAGCACCCACAATCATAAGCAGAATTCAGGACACAAAGTCAGAGTCATTAACTCAGTGGAAGAAtcagtcttactctattgccacAGCAGCGAAGGGAACAAGGATCCTTCTTCTGACGTGAATTTATTGTTGGATCAATCAAAATTTTCATCACTTAAAAGAACCATGTCTGTTAAAGAATCTAGCTCACAGGAGTGCATTGCCATTCCAAAAAAGAAGatgaatttaaaagataaaagccATGAAGGTATCGCTTGTGTCCAGAAAGAAAAGTCAGTAGTTAAAACCTGGTTCTGTGAATGCAATCAGCGATTCCCAAGTGAAGATGCAGTAGAAAAGCATGTTTTCTCAGCAAACACAATGGGTTATAAATGTGTGGTCTGTGGAAAGGTATGTGATGATTCGGGGGTCATTCGTTTACACATGAGCCGGATTCATGGAGGAGCAcatttaaataactttcttttctgGTGTCGGACATGCAAAAAGGAGTTAACAAGGAAAGATACTATCATGGCACATGTGACTGAATTTCATAATGGACACCGATATTTTTATGAGATGGATGAGGTAGAAGGTGAAACTTTGCCATCATCTTCTACAACATTGGGTAATTTGACTGCTAACAAGCCTTCATCAGCTATTGCTATTATTGATCATTCCCTGGCAAATAGTTCTCCAAGGGGCAAATGGCAATGCCGGATTTGTGAAGATATGTTTGATTCCCAGGAATATGTAAAACAGCACTGCATGTCTTTGGCAAGCCACAAGTTTCATAGATATAGCTGTGCTCACTGCAGAAAGCCTTTTCATAAGATAGAAACATTGTACCGACATTGCCAAGATGAGCATGACAATGAGATAAAGATTAAATACTTCTGTGGGCTTTGTGATCTTATCTTTAACGTGGAAGAAGCATTTTTGAGTCATTATGAGGAGCACCACAGCATAGACTATGTATTTGTGTCAGAAAAAACTGAAACTTCAATTAAAACTGAAGAAGATTTTCCAGTAGTAGAGACGAGTAACCAGTTAACCTGTGGTTGCCgtgagagttacatctgtaaagTCAACAGAAAAGAAGATTATAGTAGATGTCTCCAAATCATGCTGGATAAAGGAAAACTTTGGTTTCGCTGCAGTTTATGTTCGGCAACAACACAGAATTTAACTGACATGAACACTCATATCCATCAAGTGCACAAAGAAAAGAGTGATGAGGAGGAGCAGCAGTACGTAATCAAGTGTGGCACCTGCACCAAAGCATTTCATGATCCTGAGAGTGCGCAGCAGCATTTCCATAGAAAACATTGCTTCTTACAGAAACCTAGTGTGGCTCACTTTGGATCTGAAAAGTCAAAGCTGTACAAGTTTACTGCCAGTGCCTCACATACagagagaaaactgaaacagGCAGTAAACTATTCAAAAAGTTTAGACCTGGAGAAAGGAGTTGAGAATGACCTAAGCTATCAGAATATAG AGGAAGAAATTGTTGAGCTTCCAGATTTGGATTACCTGAGAACCATGACTCATATAGTCTTTGTAGATTTTGATAACTGGTCAAACTTTTTTGGTCATCTACCAGGGCATCTAAACCAAGGAACATTTATTTGGGGCTTTCAAG gAGGAAACACCAATTGGAAGCCTCCACTCAACTGTAAAATTTATAATTACCTGAACAGGATTGGATGCTTCTTCCTTCATCCTCGCTGTAGTAAAAGAAAAGATGCTGCTGATTTTGCCATATGTATGCAT AATGTGACAGTGATGATAACATGGGTGCCAAAAATACTTCAATAG